A genomic region of Spea bombifrons isolate aSpeBom1 chromosome 9, aSpeBom1.2.pri, whole genome shotgun sequence contains the following coding sequences:
- the COCH gene encoding cochlin: MMHSISCAWIILGIFVHSVAADPGTGDSPVPVSCSMRGLDLKRESVQVLCPPGCTDQQPSVYGDSVYAAVSSICGAAIHRGVISSTGGVVSLRRLPGQQNYPGTYANGVQSQSLSKWSSSFSVSKFKSRGMEVSGKPVSTQVSPTSRRQKKTPEKSTGNKDCKAEIAFVIDGSNNIGRRRFNLQKHFVAKVALMLGVGTDGPHVGVVQASEMPKTEFFLKDFTSSKDVMFAVKEISFKGGNSNIGKAIKHTAQSFFTASNGVRKGIPKVMVVLIDGWPSDNIEEAGIVAREFGINVFIVSVAPPTSEELGMVQDVAFIDKAVCRNNSFFSFHMQSWFGTTKYSKPLAQRLCSHEHLLCSKTCYNSVNIGFLIDGSSSVGDFNFRLMLEFIMAVVRAFEVSDVGAKVGAAQFTYDQRLEFGLNDFTSKEEVVQALRNIRYMSGGTATGDAINFAVRNFFQSTKEGHNKNFLVIITDGQSYDDVRGPAIAAHRAGVTVFSVGVAWAPLEDLKDMASEPKNSHTFFTREFPGLEQIAPSIIRGICRDYLDSQK, translated from the exons CTCCGGTTCCTGTCTCCTGTTCCATGAGGGGTTTGGACTTGAAAAGAGAGTCAGTTCAGGTTCTGTGTCCTCCTGGCTGTACCGACCAGCAGCCGTCTGTTTATGGAGACTCCGTGTATGCAGCAGTGTCCAGCATTTGTGGTGCAGCCATACACAG AGGGGTCATTTCCAGCACTGGTGGAGTAGTATCCCTGCGCAGACTTCCTGGCCAGCAAAATTATCCTGGAACCTACGCTAATGGTGTCCAGTCACAGAGCCTCAGCAAATGGTCATCCTCGTTCTCTGTTTCCA aatttaaGAGTAGGGGAATGGAAGTCTCCGGAAAACCAGTGTCCACCCAGGTGTCCCCTACAA GCAGGCGTCAAAAGAAAACCCCAGAGAAGTCAACAGGCAACAAAG ACTGTAAGGCTGAAATTGCTTTTGTAATTGATGGCAGCAACAATATTGGACGGCGAAGATTCAACTTGCAGAAACACTTTGTGGCTAAAGTAGCCCTGATGCTGGGAGTTGGTACAGATGGCCCACACGTAGGTGTGGTACAAGCAAG TGAAATGCCCAAGACAGAGTTCTTCCTGAAAGACTTTACCTCCTCCAAAGATGTCATGTTTGCTGTGAAGGAAATCAGCTTTAAAGGAGGAAACTCCAATATCG GAAAAGCAATAAAGCACACGGCTCAAAGCTTCTTTACAGCCTCCAATGGGGTGAGGAAGGGAATTCCGAAGGTCATGGTGGTGTTAATCGATGGGTGGCCTTCAGACAACATTGAGGAGGCTGGAATAGTTGCCAGGGAGTTTGGCATCAATGTCTTTATTGTGTCTGTGGCACCACCCACATCCGAGGAGCTTGGAATGGTGCAGGATGTGGCATTCATAGACAAG GCGGTTTGCCGAAACAACAGCTTCTTCTCCTTCCACATGCAAAGCTGGTTTGGCACAACCAAGTATTCCAAGCCGTTGGCACAGAGGTTATGTTCTCACGAGCATCTTCTCTGTAGCAAGACCTGCTACAACTCTGTCAACATTGGCTTTCTGATCGATGGCTCTAGCAGCGTCGGAGACTTTAACTTCCGCTTGATGCTCGAGTTCATAATGGCGGTTGTGCGCGCTTTTGAGGTCTCTGATGTTGGTGCCAAAGTGGGAGCTGCCCAGTTTACCTATGACCAGCGTCTTGAGTTTGGCCTCAATGACTTCACTAGCAAGGAGGAGGTGGTTCAAGCCCTTCGAAATATCCGCTACATGAGCGGCGGTACAGCCACTGGAGATGCCATCAACTTTGCCGTACGCAACTTTTTCCAGTCAACTAAGGAAGGACACAACAAGAATTTCCTGGTCATAATCACCGACGGGCAGTCATACGACGATGTCAGGGGACCTGCAATTGCTGCACACAGAGCAG GTGTAACGGTGTTCTCTGTGGGTGTTGCGTGGGCACCACTCGAAGACCTTAAGGACATGGCCTCGGAGCCCAAAAACTCTCACACGTTCTTCACCAGGGAGTTCCCGGGGCTGGAGCAAATTGCACCAAGTATTATCCGTGGGATTTGCAGAGACTACCTGGACTCGCAGAAGTGA